A genomic segment from Pristiophorus japonicus isolate sPriJap1 chromosome 16, sPriJap1.hap1, whole genome shotgun sequence encodes:
- the mif4gdb gene encoding LOW QUALITY PROTEIN: MIF4G domain-containing protein B (The sequence of the model RefSeq protein was modified relative to this genomic sequence to represent the inferred CDS: substituted 1 base at 1 genomic stop codon) codes for MENSAKDEYKIQSFDTETQQLLKTALKEPGSVDLEKVASVIVEQSMKDLVFSKEAGRICYTIVQAENKQSGNSNFRRNILIRLQQEFLVKEQVRERSVNEWVCLVTFICNIFDYLKVSVNPVTEGHGPWPGSCITLPPRVSLSLCLXVDCLVLQLHRIGEQLQRMNTQRMDDLFCQLRDGFLLQDQPSSLSRLLLLEIIEFRAGGWKMSENAQKYYYSEVTD; via the exons ATGGAGAATTCGGCGAAGGACGAGTACAAGATCCAgtcatttgacaccgagacacagcaGCTGCTGAAAACGGCACTGAAAG AACCTGGCTCGGTGGACCTGGAGAAAGTGGCCTCTGTAATCGTCGAGCAGTCCATGAAGGACCTGGTATTCAGTAAAGAAGCGGGGCGGATTTGCTACACCATCGTCCAG GCTGAGAACAAGCAGAGTGGGAACAGCAACTTCCGGCGTAACATCCTGATCCGGCTGCAGCAGGAGTTCCTGGTGAAGGAGCAGGTCCGTGAACGCTCGGTCAATGAGTGGGTCTGTCTGGTCACCTTCATCTGCAACATCTTTGATTACCTGAAGGTGAGCGTTAATCCAGTGACCGAGGGGCATGGGCCATGGCCTGGGAGCTGTATCACGCTCCCA ccccgtgtgtctctctctctctgtctctaggtGGACTGTCTGGTGTTACAGTTGCATCGTATCGGGGAGCAGCTGCAGAGGATGAACACCCAACGAATGGACGATCTCTTCTGCCAGCTACGCGACGGCTTCCTGCTCCAGGACCAGCCCTCCTCCCTGTCCCgactgctgctgctggagatcatAGAGTTCCGAGCCGGTGGCTGGAAGATGTCTGAGAACGCCCAGAAATATTACTACAGCGAGGTGACGGACTGA